One part of the Ovis canadensis isolate MfBH-ARS-UI-01 breed Bighorn chromosome 8, ARS-UI_OviCan_v2, whole genome shotgun sequence genome encodes these proteins:
- the GJA1 gene encoding gap junction alpha-1 protein yields MGDWSALGKLLDKVQAYSTAGGKVWLSVLFIFRILLLGTAVESAWGDEQSAFRCNTQQPGCENVCYDKSFPISHVRFWVLQIIFVSVPTLLYLAHVFYVMRKEEKLNKKEEELKVAQTDGANVDMHLKQIEIKKFKYGIEEHGKVKMRGGLLRTYIISILFKSVFEVAFLLIQWYIYGFSLSAVYTCKRDPCPHQVDCFLSRPTEKTIFIIFMLVVSLVSLALNIIELFYVFFKGVKDRVKGKSDPYHTTTGPLSPSKDCGSPKYAYFNGCSSPTAPLSPMSPPGYKLVTGDRNNSSCRNYNKQASEQNWANYSAEQNRMGQAGSTISNSHAQPFDFPDDHQNSKKLDAGHELQPLAIVDQRPSSRASSRASSRPRPDDLEI; encoded by the coding sequence ATGGGTGACTGGAGCGCCTTAGGCAAACTCCTTGACAAGGTTCAAGCCTATTCCACCGCTGGAGGGAAGGTGTGGCTGTCAGTCCTTTTCATTTTCCGAATCCTGCTACTGGGGACAGCCGTTGAGTCAGCCTGGGGTGATGAGCAGTCTGCCTTTCGTTGTAACACTCAACAACCTGGTTGTGAAAACGTCTGCTATGACAAATCCTTCCCAATCTCTCATGTGCGCTTCTGGGTCCTGCAGATCATATTTGTGTCTGTCCCCACACTCTTATACCTTGCTCATGTGTTCTACGTGATGCGAAAGGAAGAGAAACTGAACAAGAAAGAGGAGGAACTCAAAGTTGCCCAAACTGATGGTGCCAATGTGGACATGCACTTGAAGCAGATTGAAATTAAGAAGTTCAAGTATGGCATTGAAGAGCACGGCAAGGTGAAGATGCGAGGGGGCTTGCTGAGAACCTACATCATCAGTATCCTCTTCAAGTCTGTCTTCGAGGTGGCCTTCTTGCTGATCCAGTGGTACATCTATGGATTCAGCTTGAGTGCCGTTTACACTTGCAAAAGAGATCCCTGCCCGCATCAGGTGGACTGTTTCCTTTCTCGGCCCACGGAGAAGACCATCTTCATCATCTTCATGCTTGTCGTGTCGTTGGTGTCTCTTGCCTTGAACATCATCGAACTCTTCTATGTCTTCTTCAAGGGTGTTAAGGATCGCGTGAAGGGAAAGAGCGATCCTTACCACACTACCACTGGCCCACTGAGCCCCTCCAAAGACTGTGGATCTCCAAAATATGCTTATTTCAATGGCTGCTCCTCCCCAACCGCTCCTCTCTCGCCCATGTCTCCTCCCGGGTACAAGCTGGTCACCGGAGACAGAAACAACTCTTCCTGCCGCAATTACAACAAACAAGCAAGTGAGCAAAACTGGGCCAATTACAGCGCAGAACAAAATCGAATGGGGCAGGCAGGCAGCACCATCTCTAACTCCCACGCACAGCCTTTTGATTTCCCAGATGACCACCAGAATTCTAAAAAACTTGATGCTGGCCACGAACTACAGCCTCTAGCCATTGTGGACCAGCGGCCTTCCAGCAGAGCCAGCAGTCGCGCCAGCAGCCGACCCCGGCCTGATGACCTCGAGATCTAG